Proteins encoded in a region of the Acipenser ruthenus chromosome 43, fAciRut3.2 maternal haplotype, whole genome shotgun sequence genome:
- the LOC117398587 gene encoding UPF0696 protein C11orf68 homolog: MELHGGEREGEGEQRPPAPLLAESYAAEAMAADMDPWVVFDARKTPRAEFENWLETNLPSQVRRFGDPERNVGPVGWIAVYGPHYIHSEGDLAALQQDWERLQASGRPVTFDTVKELALNNGVLSGKWLMYLDSGFKVDHAWEGIARAILDGHIAVAKVSPRGPDSSDSRHVICVYNQTFTDQEEVVRLDAAIRATGIKCQLSYKPDVYTYLGIYRKNRWKLCPTIYESRFDLERVPRRSLITNKVTSTEVT, from the coding sequence ATGGAGTTGcacgggggagagagagagggagagggagagcagcGTCCGCCCGCTCCCTTATTAGCAGAGAGCTACGCTGCGGAGGCCATGGCGGCTGACATGGACCCCTGGGTGGTCTTTGACGCCAGAAAGACCCCCAGGGCCGAGTTCGAGAACTGGCTGGAGACGAACTTGCCGTCCCAGGTGCGCCGGTTCGGGGATCCGGAGAGGAACGTGGGCCCTGTTGGGTGGATCGCGGTGTATGGGCCACATTACATCCACAGCGAGGGCGACCTGGCAGCCCTGCAGCAGGACTGGGAGAGGCTGCAGGCCAGCGGGAGACCGGTGACCTTCGACACGGTCAAGGAGCTGGCCCTGAACAACGGCGTGCTGAGCGGGAAGTGGCTGATGTACCTGGACTCCGGGTTCAAGGTGGACCACGCCTGGGAGGGCATCGCCCGCGCCATCCTCGACGGCCACATCGCCGTGGCCAAGGTGAGCCCCCGCGGGCCCGACTCCTCGGACAGCAGGCACGTCATCTGCGTCTACAACCAGACCTTCACCGACCAGGAGGAGGTGGTGAGGCTGGATGCTGCCATCCGGGCTACGGGCATCAAGTGCCAGCTGTCCTACAAGCCTGACGTCTACACCTACCTGGGCATCTACCGCAAGAACCGCTGGAAGCTGTGCCCCACCATTTACGAGAGCCGGTTCGACCTGGAGCGCGTGCCCAGACGTTCTCTAATCACCAATAAAGTGACCAGCACTGAGGTCACTTAG
- the LOC117967775 gene encoding dr1-associated corepressor-like isoform X2: protein MQTDEEIGKVAAAVPVIISRALELFLESLLTKACHVTQSRNAKTMTSSHLKQCIELEQQFDFLKDLVAAVPDMQGDGEDPPTDRGERGARRGRKPGSGRKNGGAGMKGKDKKQSGTESEQEDDSEDSETEGEEDEEEEEMVSQPSSTNPRPAARFQSSAAPPYLQMGSMQAVLGVPVTTPPAPPPAPPPRHHEGSDDEDYDS, encoded by the exons ATGCAGACGGATGAAGAGATTGGGAAAGTTGCAGCGGCAGTGCCTGTCATTATCT CTCGGGCCCTCGAACTGTTCCTCGAATCCCTCCTGACCAAGGCCTGCCACGTGACGCAATCCCGAAACGCCAAAACGATGACCTCGTCACATCT AAAGCAGTGCATTGAGCTGGAGCAGCAGTTTGACTTCTTGAAGGACCTGGTAGCGGCTGTGCCTGACATGCAGGGAGATGGAGAGGACCCCCCCACTgacaggggggagaggggggcgcGCAG AGGGAGAAAGCCGGGATCCGGTCGGAAAAATGGAGGCGCGGGAATGAAAGGGAAAGATAAGAAGCAGTCGGGGACAGAGTCCGAACAGGAG GACGACTCTGAAGACAGTGAGACAGAAGGagaggaggatgaagaggaggaggagatggtTTCTCAGCCCAGCAGTACAAACCCCCGCCCTGCAGCCAGGTTTCAGAG CTCTGCGGCGCCGCCCTACCTGCAGATGGGCTCCATGCAGGCGGTGCTGGGGGTGCCGGTGACCACGCCCCCAGCCCCGCCCCCGGCCCCGCCCCCCAGGCACCACGAGGGCAGCGATGATGAGGACTACGACTCCTAG
- the LOC117967775 gene encoding dr1-associated corepressor-like isoform X1, whose amino-acid sequence MPSKKKKYNARFPPARIKKIMQTDEEIGKVAAAVPVIISRALELFLESLLTKACHVTQSRNAKTMTSSHLKQCIELEQQFDFLKDLVAAVPDMQGDGEDPPTDRGERGARRGRKPGSGRKNGGAGMKGKDKKQSGTESEQEDDSEDSETEGEEDEEEEEMVSQPSSTNPRPAARFQSSAAPPYLQMGSMQAVLGVPVTTPPAPPPAPPPRHHEGSDDEDYDS is encoded by the exons ATGCcgagcaaaaaaaagaaatataacgcCAGATTCCCTCCG GCTCGTATAAAGAAGATCATGCAGACGGATGAAGAGATTGGGAAAGTTGCAGCGGCAGTGCCTGTCATTATCT CTCGGGCCCTCGAACTGTTCCTCGAATCCCTCCTGACCAAGGCCTGCCACGTGACGCAATCCCGAAACGCCAAAACGATGACCTCGTCACATCT AAAGCAGTGCATTGAGCTGGAGCAGCAGTTTGACTTCTTGAAGGACCTGGTAGCGGCTGTGCCTGACATGCAGGGAGATGGAGAGGACCCCCCCACTgacaggggggagaggggggcgcGCAG AGGGAGAAAGCCGGGATCCGGTCGGAAAAATGGAGGCGCGGGAATGAAAGGGAAAGATAAGAAGCAGTCGGGGACAGAGTCCGAACAGGAG GACGACTCTGAAGACAGTGAGACAGAAGGagaggaggatgaagaggaggaggagatggtTTCTCAGCCCAGCAGTACAAACCCCCGCCCTGCAGCCAGGTTTCAGAG CTCTGCGGCGCCGCCCTACCTGCAGATGGGCTCCATGCAGGCGGTGCTGGGGGTGCCGGTGACCACGCCCCCAGCCCCGCCCCCGGCCCCGCCCCCCAGGCACCACGAGGGCAGCGATGATGAGGACTACGACTCCTAG
- the LOC117962714 gene encoding putative transcription factor p65 homolog isoform X3 encodes MDGMPAGLSSSPYVEVIEQPKQRGMRFRYKCEGRSAGSIPGEKSSDTTKTHPAIKIHHYSGPVRVRISLVTKTPPYKPHPHELVGKDCKEGYYEADLQDRRIHSFQNLGIQCVKKKDVSEALNSRIRSQNNPFNIPEDEMRNEDYDLNAVRLCFQVYITLPNGELHRLDPVVSQPIYDNRAPNTAELKICRVNKNSGSCKGGDEIFLLCDKVQKEDIEVRFFRDSWEGKGHFSQADVHRQVAIVFRTPPYSSTALSEPVKVKMQLRRPSDKEVSEAMDFQYLPDDTDQYMVKEKRKRTQNAFNNFVLNASFPGASVMSQRPLATSRRNADLTRSQASMSQPVTPVVPARPPAPASTLPSMGKPMNLFSQPSFPASMDFSSQFRLNQQQEKQHNPLQHQQFSRNHFNPCPGQHTTVAQVFATSNQQPQASLPVQNLPGLPGTEYPTVNISDLFDTQWASLQSQEPQNAGGTQGKHDPALDFESPAISSIGGMEFDSITVDQTSINLEGIETEDFQKLLIDSQGPGELNQALGEAASGGERHQQPSLPAQGHGHTMMSYPRSILSLINSGDDDEAGLGAFFTNATAGNEIYNSMDDDDRLMSILDQNWPNLDGQPSV; translated from the exons ATTCATCACTATTCCGGGCCGGTTCGAGTGCGGATCTCTTTGGTGACTAAGACCCCCCCTTACAAACCCCACCCCCACGAGCTGGTGGGAAAGGACTGCAAAGAGGGCTACTACGAAGCTGACCTGCAGGACAGACGCATACACAG TTTTCAGAACCTGGGGATTCAGTGTGTGAAGAAGAAGGATGTATCAGAGGCCCTCAACAGCAGGATAAGGAGCCAAAACAACCCCTTCAACA TCCCGGAAGATGAGATGAGGAATGAGGATTACGACCTGAATGCTGTTCGGCTTTGTTTCCAGGTCTATATCACCCTGCCCAATGGAGAACTCCACAGACTGGACCCTGTAGTCTCCCAGCCTATCTATGACAACC GTGCCCCTAACACTGCAGAGCTGAAGATTTGCAGAGTGAATAAAAACTCAGGGAGCTGCAAAGGCGGAGACGAGATCTTCCTGCTGTGTGATAAAGTCCAGAAAG AAGACATCGAAGTGCGGTTCTTCCGAGACTCCTGGGAGGGGAAGGGTCATTTCTCCCAGGCTGACGTGCATCGCCAGGTGGCCATCGTCTTCCGCACGCCCCCCTACAGCAGCACCGCTCTGAGCGAGCCGGTCAAGGTGAAGATGCAGCTCCGCCGGCCGTCCGACAAGGAGGTCAGCGAGGCGATGGACTTCCAGTACCTGCCGGACGACACAG ATCAGTACATGGtgaaagagaagagaaagaggaCTCAAAACGCCTTTAATAATTTCGTGCTGAACGCCAGCTTCCCCG GAGCCTCTGTAATGTCTCAAAGGCCTTTAGCCACAAGCAGAAGGAACGCAGACCTGACCAGATCACAAGCCAGCATGAGCCAGCCTG TGACTCCCGTAGTTCCTGCGAGACCACCTGCACCAGCCTCCACCCTGCCCTCAATGGGCAAACCCATGAACCTCTTCAGCCAGCCTTCCTTCCCCGCTTCCATGGACTTCTCATCGCAGTTCAGGCTCAACCAACAGCAGGAGAAGCAGCACAACCCCCTCCAGCATCAGCAGTTCAGCAGAAACCACTTCAACCCCTGCCCAGGCCAGCACACGACCGTAGCCCAAGTCTTCGCAACTTCCAATCAGCAGCCCCAAGCCAGCCTCCCAGTGCAAAACCTCCCGGGGTTACCCGGAACGGAGTACCCTACAGTCAACATCTCCGATCTGTTCGACACCCAGTGGGCCAGTCTCCAGAGCCAGGAGCCCCAGAACGCAGGGGGCACCCAAGGCAAGCACGACCCCGCCTTGGATTTCGAGTCCCCAGCCATCTCCAGCATCGGTGGGATGGAGTTCGACAGCATCACCGTTGACCAGACTTCCATCAACCTGGAAGGCATCGAGACCGAGGACTTCCAGAAGCTGCTTATAGACTCCCAGGGGCCCGGGGAGCTGAACCAAGCCCTAGGGGAGGCTGCCAGTGGTGGGGAACGACACCAACAGCCCTCCCTCCCTGCGCAGGGCCACGGTCACACCATGATGAGCTACCCCAGGAGCATCCTGAGCTTGATAAACAGCGGCGATGACGACGAGGCGGGCCTGGGGGCCTTCTTCACGAACGCGACCGCCGGCAATGAGATTTACAACTCCATGGACGACGATGACCGCTTGATGTCCATTCTGGACCAGAACTGGCCCAATCTGGACGGACAGCCGTCTGTTTAA